In Zalophus californianus isolate mZalCal1 chromosome 4, mZalCal1.pri.v2, whole genome shotgun sequence, the following proteins share a genomic window:
- the LRRC53 gene encoding LOW QUALITY PROTEIN: leucine-rich repeat-containing protein 53 (The sequence of the model RefSeq protein was modified relative to this genomic sequence to represent the inferred CDS: inserted 1 base in 1 codon; deleted 1 base in 1 codon; substituted 1 base at 1 genomic stop codon), whose amino-acid sequence MDNECQHHDVPCRLLSGGWLMLFAIVLRLVAACPASCVVCTRDVTLCHQLTYIVAAPVTTRVLIITDGYLASIGSTNLSLLFNLALLSLSRNGIEDVREDALHGLSKLRTLLLEHNQISSSSLTDRTFSKLHGLQVLVLSNNALRTLRGSWFRNTKGLTRLQLDGNQITNLTGSSFGGTKLHSLRHLDLSNNFISYIGKDAFQPLPQLQEVDLSRNRLAHMPDVFTPLKQLILLSLDKNQWSCSCDLYPLARFLRNYVKSSARMLRNARDLRCQPSATAAGTAKSVLKLSETNCDSKVSNVTLVLKDRSPLLPGQDVALLTVLGFAGAVGLTCLGLVVFNWKLQQGKANEHTSENLCCRTFDESLRAHEARNYHAKGYCNCHLTQENEIKVMSIVGSRKEMPLLQENSHQAALASESTALDGSFRNLKGKDHGADSTFFCFGGRLLQSGCSEPPGNMAAFNEAGLLTRYCPKRVRKLRNHKPGEVQPQILPQHVTRTIGELPSDINSDKFSRRYATSASMLARESFEKHLTNESWQPPIEKKDNGLQPHRQRHFIIGSSSKPCEPKEHCVQKILQKHRSEYDDPHGLLRWSGPSYFQPNNSLICKYVPCDQFQDYVEEKKSNCQERSKAKKEQIQINSAIEKFLMSEDNTELSRLSTKIKKTYSPKRVSFCDPDLVEKNSLVMSSKTSTPWKQQKNQSSHLTNLDLKKCGNPQEGNKGRKWPTDPQILKKKRTYQSDLKGKIKKPNSRVKLNAHPFRKVKVHPEKSLPDLPKKCKQALLLPNKLPKASQREANINLVSSADFPQQPESNNYVKLTSESMPLNHAPKQTPFFYQKNTKKTLLLSANDLPVVTQSSREGNSHPNGLIPDSNSSTLPLPTPIIAEHRYSSSQFATEGTVGAAPLALEVHRSLPAIWENIESDVLPPSISRGSTDQEATEPTEHMEQDNSKTGEPNKFSLSLGNQTHLHIVGVHKTDTYKEHTLNQNETLKHVEQHSSHEQLANEEKMLMTKWRIPHQTVEGCIMDEGNDVGIKLPQSETEDSSLISPETQATGDLTLMKTNSIPYQNRTEIPKEISTSLSTQAFWNLTNSSKGETDGTNALPIDDGTGTLXIQILGKENKKMPQENKADSRPLIRTAQMTLKGSRKETQQTWENGESEKHMLYDSSSAEATITAKDLSITCSPEAENRPSRSEIDLRVNCNMQDLGEVQNTQPDKDNSVHKEGAGTVXTQQVLSSLPELKDISFEAKNKMPLIPRRINEAVNSAPKPTLYPPSADYADPSPLEAELN is encoded by the exons CAGCCCCTGTGACCACGAGGGTTTTAATCATCACCGATGGATACCTCGCCTCTATAGGGAGCACAAATCTGTCCCTCTTGTTTAATCTTGCCTTGCTCTCCTTGAGCAGAAATGGCATCGAGGATGTTCGGGAAGATGCCCTGCACGGCCTCTCAAAGTTGCGGACATTGTTGCTGGAGCACAACCAAATATCCAGCTCTTCACTCACTGATCGTACCTTCAGCAAGCTTCACGGTCTGCAGGTGCTGGTGCTTAGCAATAATGCTCTGCGCACCCTGCGAGGCTCCTGGTTCCGGAACACCAAGGGCCTGACCCGGCTCCAACTGGATGGGAATCAGATCACTAATCTGACAGGCAGTTCTTTTGGAGGCACGAAGCTGCACAGTCTTAGGCATCTGGATTTATCTAACAATTTTATTTCCTACATTGGGAAAGATGCCTTCCAGCCCCTGCCTCAACTGCAGGAAGTGGACCTTTCTCGAAATAGGTTGGCCCACATGCCGGATGTCTTCACTCCACTGAAGCAGCTAATCCTTCTGAGTTTAGATAAGAACCAGTGGAGCTGCTCTTGTGATCTCTATCCCCTTGCCCGGTTTTTAAGAAACTATGTTAAGTCTTCTGCTCGCATGCTCAGGAATGCCAGGGACCTAAGGTGTCAGCCATCGGCCACAGCTGCGGGCACTGCAAAGAGTGTGCTAAAGCTGTCTGAGACCAACTGTGATTCCAAGGTTTCCAACGTCACTCTGGTTCTAAAGGACAGAAGtcccctcctcccagggcagGATGTGGCCCTGCTGACTGTCCTTGGCTTTGCAG GAGCTGTTGGTCTCACTTGCCTAGGTTTAGTTGTATTTAACTGGAAACTCCAACAAGGCAAAGCAAATGAACACACATCAGAAAACCTTTGTTGCAGAACCTTCGATGAATCCCTGCGTGCTCATGAGGCAAGAAATTACCACGCTAAGGGATACTGTAACTGCCACTTAACTCAGGAAAACGAGATAAAGGTCATGTCCATTGTGGGGTCCAGAAAGGAAATGCCGCTTTTACAGGAAAACAGCCATCAAGCAGCACTGGCCTCTGAGTCCACAGCCCTTGACGGATCATTTAGAAACCTGAAAGGTAAAGACCATGGGGCAGATAGCACTTTCTTCTGCTTTGGTGGCAGATTGCTGCAGTCAGGATGTTCAGAGCCTCCTGGGAATATGGCAGCTTTTAATGAAGCAGGCTTACTTACAAGATATTGTCCAAAGAGAGTTAGAAAGTTAAGGAATCATAAGCCTGGGGAAGTCCAACCTCAAATTCTGCCACAGCATGTAACAAGAACAATAGGGGAGTTGCCTT CAGATATCAACAGTGACAAATTTAGTAGAAGATATGCAACATCCGCTTCAATGTTGGCAAGAGAaagttttgaaaaacatttaacaaatgaaTCATGGCAGCCTCCgatagaaaaaaaagacaatggctTACAACCTCACAGGCAGAGACATTTTATTATAGGCTCATCATCCAAGCCTTGTGAGCCCAAGGAACACTGTGTACAAAAGATCTTACAAAAACATAGATCAGAATATGATGATCCTCATGGACTGTTAAGATGGAGCGGGCCTAGCTATTTTCAGCCAAACAATTCTCTTATCTGTAAGTATGTGCCCTGTGATCAATTTCAAGATTACGTGGAAGAAAAGAAGTCAAATTGTCAGGAACGTTCAAAGGCCAAGAAAGAGCAAATCCAAATTAACAGTGCAATAGAAAAATTCCTTATGAGTGAGGACAACACGGAGTTATCAAGGTTATCgacaaaaatcaaaaaaacatATTCCCCTAAGAGGGTTAGCTTCTGTGATCCCGATttagtagaaaaaaatagtttggtgATGTCATCTAAAACATCAACCCCCTGGAAACAGCAGAAAAATCAAAGTAGCCACCTGACCAACTTGGATCTCAAAAAATGTGGCAATCCTCAGGagggaaacaaaggaagaaaatggccTACTGATCCACAgattctgaaaaagaagagaaccTATCAATCTGACctcaaagggaaaattaaaaagccaaattCAAGGGTAAAATTAAACGCACACCCTTTTAGAAAAGTCAAAGTCCATCCAGAAAAATCCTTGCCAGATCTcccaaagaaatgtaaacaagCATTGTTACTGCCGAATAAATTACCTAAGGCTTCTCAGAGAGAAGCCAATATAAACCTTGTGTCCTCTGCAGATTTTCCCCAACAGCCAGAGAGTAACAACTATGTTAAACTCACTTCAGAGAGTATGCCTCTCAACCACGCTCCAAAGCAGACCCcatttttttaccaaaaaaacactaaaaagacTCTTCTGCTCAGTGCTAATGACTTACCTGTAGTCACCCAGAGCTCCAGGGAAGGCAACTctcaccctaatggcctcattccTGATAGCAATTCATCAACACTGCCTCTGCCCACACCCATCATAGCTGAACACAGGTATTCAAGCTCTCAATTTGCAACTGAGGGAACGGTAGGTGCAGCTCCCCTTGCATTGGAAGTGCATAGGTCTTTACCAGCTATTTGGGAAAACATAGAAAGTGATGTTTTACCACCCAGCATTTCCAGGGGGTCTACTGACCAAGAGGCAACAGAGCCCACTGAGCACATGGAGCAGGACAACTCAAAGACTGGT GAGCCAAATAAGTTTTCTTTGTCCCTGGGGAATCAAACACACCTACACATTGTAGGTGTCCACAAGACTGACACCTATAAGGAACATActttaaatcaaaatgaaactttaaaacatGTAGAGCAACACTCAAGTCATGAACAACTTGCTaatgaggaaaaaatgttaatgaCCAAATGGAGAATACCACATCAAACTGTGGAAGGTTGTATCATGGATGAGGGAAATGATGTAGGAATAAAACTTCCTCAGTCAGAAACTGAGGATTCCTCTCTCATTTCCCCTGAGACACAAGCCACGGGCGACCTAACGTTGATGAAGACAAACTCTATCCCATACCAAAATAGAACAGAGATTCCCAAAGAAATCAGTACTTCTCTTAGCACTCAAGCCTTTTGGAATCTAACTAATAGCAGCAAAGGAGAAACTGACGGCACAAATGCATTGCCCATAGATGATGGCACCGGAACACTATAGATACAGAtattagggaaagaaaataaaaaaatgccgCAGGAAAACAAGGCAGATTCTAGGCCATTAATTAGGACTGCACAGATGACCTTAAAAGGCAGCAGAAAAGAAACGCAGCAAACTTGGGAAAATGGAGAAAGTGAAAAACATATGTTGTATGATTCAAGCTCTGCTGAGGCTACTATTACAGCAAAGGATTTGAGTATCACATGTTCCCCTGAAGCTGAAAATAGACCTTCTCGTAGCGAAATAGATCTTCGAGTTAACTGTAATATGCAAGATTTAGGCGAAGTTCAAAATACTCAACCAGATAAAGATAACAGTGTACATAAAGAAGGTGCAGGGACAG GGACACAGCAAGTGCTTTCCTCCTTACCAGAATTAAAAGACATTAGTTTTGAGGCAAAAAATAAGATGCCTCTAATTCCTAGAAGAATAAATGAAGCTGTAAACTCTGCTCCAAAACCTACACTGTATCCACCATCTGCCGATTATGCTGACCCATCACCTTTAGAGGCAGAACTCAACTAa